CAATGATGGTGCCGTAGaacagggccactgcagccaggtgggAACCACAGGTGGACATGGCCTTGCGACGGCCTTGAGCCAagggcagctggagcacagcagtgAGGATGAAAATGTAGGAACCCAGGATGAAGATGAAGGGCCCCATAATGACCAGGGAGCCCTCGCTGAAGATTACCAGCTCGTTGACATGGGTGGAGGAGCAGGCCAGGCGCAGCAAAGGCTGGACATCACAGAAGTAGTGCGGGATCTCTCGTGAGGCGCAGAAGGAGAGCCGAGCCAGCAGTCCCACatggagcagggagtggaggtGGGAAATGGCCCATGAGCCAGCCACCAGCCCAAGGCAGCGCCAGGGGCCCATGATGGCAGCATAGCGCAGTGGGCGGCACACGGCCACGTAGCGGTCGAAGGCCATGCAGGCCAGGAGGAAGCTGTCGGTGATGCCGAATGCCAGGAAGAAGTAGGTCTGGGCCAGGCAGCCCACGTAGGACACGGCCCCATTGCCCCAGAGCAAGTCCAGCAGGGCTCGGGGCACC
This sequence is a window from Alligator mississippiensis isolate rAllMis1 chromosome 15, rAllMis1, whole genome shotgun sequence. Protein-coding genes within it:
- the LOC132245882 gene encoding olfactory receptor 1K1-like, translating into MEQTNASSLPGFILLGFSSRPELRRLLFPLFLTMYTLTLLGNSLMVLLARTDPRLRCAPMYILLGHLSIVDVAFSSTTVPRALLDLLWGNGAVSYVGCLAQTYFFLAFGITDSFLLACMAFDRYVAVCRPLRYAAIMGPWRCLGLVAGSWAISHLHSLLHVGLLARLSFCASREIPHYFCDVQPLLRLACSSTHVNELVIFSEGSLVIMGPFIFILGSYIFILTAVLQLPLAQGRRKAMSTCGSHLAAVALFYGTIIAVYIRPASSYSAEHGRVVTVLYTALTPMLNPLIYSLRNQEVAGALRRALDKLHAPGR